From Thermoplasmata archaeon, one genomic window encodes:
- a CDS encoding TfoX/Sxy family protein: MTYSEIQAERVRKELGGRSGVTEKEMFGGIAFLLGGNMAVGVHGEDLIVRVEPSETGALLREPGAKPFDLSGSRGPPAGWLLVSPAGTRTDAGLRTWVGRGVAYASSLPKKAAKKSKR, translated from the coding sequence ATGACGTACTCAGAGATCCAGGCCGAGCGGGTCCGGAAGGAGCTCGGAGGCCGCTCGGGCGTGACCGAGAAGGAGATGTTCGGCGGCATCGCGTTTCTCCTCGGTGGCAACATGGCCGTCGGCGTGCATGGCGAGGACCTGATCGTGCGCGTCGAGCCGTCGGAGACGGGCGCCTTGCTCCGGGAGCCGGGCGCGAAGCCCTTTGATCTGAGCGGCAGCCGCGGCCCTCCGGCGGGATGGCTCCTCGTGTCGCCGGCGGGCACGCGCACCGACGCCGGCCTGCGCACCTGGGTCGGCCGGGGCGTCGCGTACGCCTCCTCGCTGCCGAAGAAAGCGGCCAAGAAATCGAAGCGCTAG
- a CDS encoding Ig-like domain-containing protein: MTLTVWDGDGNAATDSVTLTVRDVTPPTLTILSPPEGLVVNGSLVITANATDNVGVTRVKLFVDSVSIQDDFAPPYEFVLPAGRLSPGNHTIQVCANDAALNGACQIHHVTAVGSGGGGLLPDAVLFGGLMLILLAAIGAVALIILRRRRPRMPVSMPTPTPVSEESHTATAPTEGPPLERPASDPAFDEPLQ, from the coding sequence GTGACGCTCACGGTGTGGGACGGCGACGGCAACGCAGCGACGGACTCGGTCACGCTGACGGTCCGCGATGTGACGCCTCCGACCTTGACGATCTTATCTCCCCCCGAAGGGCTCGTCGTCAACGGTTCGCTGGTCATCACCGCGAATGCGACGGACAACGTCGGCGTGACTCGCGTCAAGCTGTTTGTGGATAGCGTGTCGATCCAAGACGACTTCGCGCCGCCGTACGAGTTCGTCCTGCCGGCCGGGAGGTTGTCCCCGGGGAACCACACGATCCAGGTCTGCGCCAACGATGCCGCGCTGAACGGGGCGTGCCAGATCCACCATGTGACCGCCGTCGGAAGCGGGGGAGGCGGCCTCCTCCCCGATGCCGTCCTCTTCGGCGGACTGATGTTGATCTTGCTCGCCGCGATTGGGGCGGTGGCCCTGATCATCCTGCGGCGAAGGCGCCCGCGAATGCCCGTGTCCATGCCGACACCGACTCCCGTTTCGGAGGAATCGCACACCGCGACCGCGCCTACGGAAGGGCCGCCCTTGGAGCGTCCGGCGTCGGACCCCGCCTTCGACGAGCCGCTTCAGTGA
- a CDS encoding oxidoreductase produces the protein MAGPPRGFRIQVVYSRPLTPTTHAIQVEKPEAFEFRATQFTFLQLRTEGGMDARPMSLATSPTRPHLEYAVRLSDSPYKRAFAALQPGDEVRVFGPIGDFVLHEKRPAVLLAGGIGVTPLKGMAEYAADKALPVDVRLVYSNRSQEEIVYRSELDALERQNPRFRVLHTLTRTVGDGWRGSSGRIGRELLREATRGLADPIYYVSGTPSMVVGTLRLLASLGVQEADVEVEAFRGYE, from the coding sequence TTGGCCGGGCCCCCGAGGGGATTCAGGATCCAGGTCGTGTACTCGCGCCCGCTGACGCCGACGACCCACGCGATCCAAGTGGAGAAACCGGAGGCCTTCGAGTTCCGCGCCACCCAGTTCACGTTCCTCCAGCTGAGGACCGAGGGGGGCATGGACGCGCGCCCCATGTCGCTCGCGACGAGTCCCACCCGCCCGCACCTCGAATATGCGGTCCGCCTCTCCGACTCACCGTACAAGCGCGCCTTCGCCGCCCTTCAGCCCGGCGACGAGGTCCGCGTGTTCGGCCCGATCGGCGACTTCGTCCTGCACGAGAAGCGGCCGGCGGTCCTCCTCGCGGGAGGGATCGGCGTCACGCCGCTCAAGGGCATGGCCGAATACGCAGCCGACAAAGCGTTGCCCGTCGATGTCCGGCTCGTCTACAGCAATCGGAGCCAGGAGGAGATCGTGTATCGATCGGAACTCGACGCGCTCGAACGGCAGAACCCTCGGTTCCGGGTGCTGCATACCCTCACCCGCACGGTCGGGGACGGGTGGCGAGGCTCGTCCGGACGGATTGGTCGGGAACTCCTCCGGGAGGCGACCCGCGGGCTTGCGGACCCGATCTACTACGTGAGCGGCACGCCCAGCATGGTCGTGGGCACCCTCCGGTTGCTCGCGAGCCTCGGGGTCCAAGAGGCGGATGTCGAGGTCGAAGCGTTCCGCGGATACGAATGA
- a CDS encoding nucleotidyltransferase domain-containing protein encodes MNPPMFEQAIRAAARKLAAVPGVRSAVLFGSAARGNAKEGSDIDIFIECNSGAEDPAWEALLALDRQFDVEFSVIYYRPEERDAFDKQFLESIVRQGRVLFGDLPRVTPVELDLQPLRLVSYQTDRLSPRKRARFLREIDGYRTQKRVGEKTYVVQKPGFLRDVGGWRVGRGAVIVPEDKIEAFDEILRRYRAKRHIIPIWSQRP; translated from the coding sequence ATGAATCCTCCCATGTTTGAGCAAGCAATTCGTGCGGCAGCCCGGAAGCTCGCCGCGGTCCCGGGCGTGCGATCCGCAGTCTTGTTTGGCTCGGCGGCGCGGGGCAACGCTAAGGAAGGGAGTGACATCGACATCTTCATTGAGTGCAACTCAGGCGCAGAAGATCCTGCATGGGAGGCCCTGCTCGCCCTCGACCGCCAGTTCGACGTCGAGTTCAGCGTCATCTATTATCGGCCCGAGGAGCGCGACGCCTTCGACAAGCAATTCCTCGAATCGATCGTCCGCCAAGGCCGAGTCCTCTTTGGCGACCTTCCTCGCGTGACACCGGTCGAGCTCGATCTCCAGCCTCTCCGCCTCGTAAGCTACCAAACGGACCGTCTGTCTCCCCGCAAGCGCGCTCGGTTCCTCCGGGAGATCGACGGATACAGGACTCAGAAGCGGGTCGGGGAGAAGACGTACGTCGTCCAGAAGCCAGGGTTCCTGAGGGACGTCGGTGGCTGGCGGGTCGGGCGAGGAGCGGTCATCGTTCCCGAAGACAAAATCGAGGCTTTCGACGAGATTCTTCGGCGATACCGAGCCAAGCGGCACATCATTCCGATCTGGTCGCAGCGTCCGTGA
- a CDS encoding TCR/Tet family MFS transporter yields the protein MASGTGTGTQARGGRKAAMVFIYVTIILDTLGFGITIPVLPRLIVSFAGDTAAGAEIFGLFVTIWSLMQFLFAPLIGVLSDRYGRRPVLILSGFGLGVDYMVMALAPNLSWLLLGRILSGITASSYATAGAYVADVTPPERRAAAFGMVGAAWGLGFILGPGIGGLIGGLGVRLPFWFAAAFSLTSAAYGLFVLPESLPRETRQPFAWRRANPAGSLKLLRSYRDLFGLAAVNFVQFLGFQVLPSVFVLYAGYRYGWGPVEVGLSLTVVGALNITVQGGLVKRFIKRFGERKALITGLAAGTASFVVWGLATTPALFVLAIIVFAPIGFAQPAIQSLMTRRVRPSEQGQLQGANASIAGLTGILGPLLFTFIFAYFISPSAPVTLPGMPFFVAAVLMLASAFLAVRVTSASHAVAPSEVGAALKADVAETSAISVGDSDE from the coding sequence TTGGCGAGCGGCACCGGAACCGGCACACAGGCGCGCGGCGGGCGCAAGGCCGCGATGGTCTTCATCTACGTAACGATCATCCTCGACACTCTCGGGTTCGGCATCACGATCCCCGTCTTGCCTCGCTTGATCGTGAGCTTCGCGGGAGACACCGCGGCCGGGGCGGAGATTTTCGGGCTCTTCGTGACGATCTGGAGCCTGATGCAGTTCCTGTTCGCGCCGCTGATCGGCGTGCTCTCGGACCGCTACGGCCGACGCCCCGTGCTGATCCTCTCGGGCTTCGGCCTGGGCGTCGACTACATGGTCATGGCCCTCGCCCCGAACCTCTCGTGGCTCCTGTTGGGTCGCATCCTGTCTGGGATCACGGCCTCGAGCTATGCGACCGCCGGCGCGTACGTCGCCGACGTGACCCCGCCGGAGCGGCGTGCGGCCGCGTTCGGGATGGTCGGCGCGGCGTGGGGCCTCGGCTTCATCCTCGGACCGGGCATCGGAGGCCTGATCGGCGGACTCGGGGTCCGCCTCCCGTTCTGGTTCGCCGCCGCGTTCTCGCTGACGAGCGCGGCGTACGGGCTCTTCGTCCTGCCAGAATCCCTTCCTCGGGAGACCCGGCAGCCGTTCGCCTGGCGGCGCGCGAACCCCGCCGGCTCGCTCAAGCTGCTCCGCTCCTACCGAGACCTGTTCGGCCTCGCCGCGGTGAATTTCGTCCAGTTCCTCGGGTTCCAGGTCCTCCCGAGCGTCTTCGTCCTCTACGCCGGCTATCGATACGGATGGGGGCCCGTCGAGGTCGGGCTCTCGCTGACCGTGGTCGGCGCGCTGAACATCACGGTCCAGGGGGGCCTCGTGAAGCGGTTCATCAAGCGCTTCGGCGAGCGGAAGGCGTTGATCACCGGCTTGGCCGCCGGGACCGCGTCCTTCGTCGTCTGGGGCCTCGCGACGACGCCGGCGCTGTTCGTCCTCGCAATCATCGTCTTTGCGCCGATCGGATTCGCGCAGCCGGCCATCCAGAGCCTGATGACGCGCCGGGTGCGTCCGTCGGAGCAGGGTCAGCTCCAAGGCGCCAACGCGAGCATCGCGGGGCTCACGGGCATCCTGGGGCCGCTGCTCTTCACGTTCATCTTCGCCTACTTCATCAGCCCCTCGGCCCCGGTCACTCTGCCCGGCATGCCGTTCTTCGTCGCCGCCGTGCTCATGCTGGCGTCCGCGTTCCTGGCGGTGCGCGTCACGAGCGCCTCGCACGCCGTCGCGCCGTCGGAAGTCGGAGCCGCCTTGAAGGCCGACGTGGCCGAGACATCCGCCATCTCGGTCGGCGACTCAGACGAATGA
- a CDS encoding SDR family NAD(P)-dependent oxidoreductase yields MTPDTSDRPIALVTGANRGLGLETSNQLNHQGFRVILTSRTEAAGMAATKKLDPDGRDIVHHQLDITDRESISALAGDLPRLAPRLDVLVNNAGIGSWGADRAASAHTIAVNYFGSRDVTDALVPFVPRGGRVVMVSSGMGELSYLGRDLRSKFSDPALTRPALEALVALYLRDLERGDPRKAGWPSAYSVSKISMNALTRTLARELAPRGIRINAVCPGWVRTDMGGRGATRSVPSGARSIVLTATNAGDATGGFYRDGKQISW; encoded by the coding sequence ATGACTCCCGACACCTCGGATCGTCCGATCGCCTTGGTAACCGGCGCGAACCGCGGTCTCGGCCTCGAGACTTCGAATCAACTGAACCACCAAGGATTCCGCGTCATCCTCACGAGCCGTACGGAGGCCGCCGGAATGGCGGCAACGAAGAAGCTCGACCCCGACGGCCGGGACATCGTGCACCATCAGCTGGACATCACGGACCGCGAGAGCATCTCCGCGTTGGCGGGAGACCTGCCCCGCCTCGCTCCCCGGTTGGACGTCCTCGTGAACAACGCAGGCATCGGCTCGTGGGGGGCCGATCGGGCGGCGTCGGCTCACACGATCGCGGTGAACTACTTCGGATCCCGCGATGTCACGGACGCCCTCGTTCCGTTCGTCCCCCGCGGCGGCCGCGTCGTGATGGTCTCGAGCGGCATGGGCGAACTCTCGTACCTCGGGCGCGATCTCCGCTCGAAGTTCTCGGATCCGGCGCTGACGCGTCCCGCGCTCGAGGCGCTTGTCGCATTGTACCTTCGAGATCTGGAGAGAGGCGATCCCCGCAAGGCCGGTTGGCCGAGCGCGTACTCGGTGTCGAAGATCTCCATGAACGCGCTGACTCGGACCCTTGCGCGCGAACTCGCGCCGCGTGGCATCCGCATCAACGCCGTCTGCCCCGGTTGGGTCCGCACCGACATGGGCGGACGGGGCGCGACGCGCAGCGTGCCGTCCGGCGCGCGATCGATCGTACTGACCGCGACCAACGCAGGCGATGCGACCGGCGGATTCTACCGCGACGGGAAGCAGATCTCCTGGTGA
- a CDS encoding type II toxin-antitoxin system VapC family toxin has protein sequence MKSKLIDLNILAIFLVGDHPGHRYVDPVVSSGLAGEYRLLMPDQLPLRARWVLTKHWGIDSKEADRAVEDFLEHRRVRYVGAARTTMQKAFELAKTLRHDVYDTFYLALAMDHSAPTVLTTDRDFRGLCKKVDLEYENPVPEDVLRRFEGFRKTR, from the coding sequence ATGAAGAGTAAGCTGATCGACCTCAACATTCTCGCCATTTTCCTGGTCGGGGACCATCCAGGCCATCGCTATGTCGACCCCGTGGTTTCTTCAGGCCTAGCGGGCGAATATCGCCTTCTCATGCCGGACCAGCTCCCGCTCCGAGCTCGCTGGGTCCTAACGAAACATTGGGGGATTGATTCGAAGGAAGCGGACCGGGCGGTCGAGGACTTTCTCGAGCATCGTCGAGTCCGCTATGTTGGGGCAGCTCGGACGACGATGCAAAAGGCCTTCGAGCTGGCGAAGACACTTCGCCACGATGTCTACGATACGTTCTACCTTGCGCTGGCAATGGATCATAGCGCCCCGACTGTGCTCACAACGGATCGCGATTTCCGCGGATTATGCAAGAAAGTCGACTTGGAGTACGAGAACCCCGTGCCCGAAGATGTTCTCCGGCGGTTCGAGGGCTTCAGAAAGACGCGATGA
- a CDS encoding VOC family protein — MAARTRRARVTGIGGIFFTAKDPAGMVEWYREHLGIHIEDSVALFTWRGGKDGRAQGHTVWSIFPADTKYFGEDGASFMINYRVKDLDEVLASLQAEGVEVARNVEDSEYGRFRWITDSEGNRIELWEPPKTYRAPEKSMAME, encoded by the coding sequence ATGGCGGCACGAACGCGTCGAGCCCGTGTCACGGGAATCGGAGGCATCTTCTTCACGGCGAAAGATCCGGCCGGGATGGTCGAATGGTACCGAGAACACCTCGGGATCCACATCGAAGACTCCGTCGCCCTCTTCACGTGGCGGGGCGGTAAGGACGGCAGAGCCCAGGGCCACACGGTCTGGTCGATCTTTCCCGCGGACACAAAGTACTTCGGCGAGGATGGCGCGTCCTTCATGATCAACTACCGCGTGAAGGACTTGGACGAGGTTCTCGCGTCCCTCCAGGCCGAGGGCGTCGAAGTGGCTCGGAACGTTGAGGACTCCGAGTACGGCCGCTTCAGGTGGATCACGGATTCGGAAGGGAATCGGATCGAGCTCTGGGAGCCGCCGAAGACGTATCGCGCACCAGAGAAGTCCATGGCGATGGAGTAG
- a CDS encoding PKD domain-containing protein — protein sequence MALSSARACVLGCLAVLAAAGLMAVSPSLRPVAASVVSGPMDAAPSNSQAATLVPAAAGTTPPLANAGPDFTVWEDRTATFNGTGSTDDVGIVNYTWTFEEGSPQSLYGATPTYVFATPVHTS from the coding sequence GTGGCCCTCTCGAGCGCTCGGGCGTGTGTCTTGGGCTGCCTGGCCGTACTCGCCGCAGCCGGTCTCATGGCCGTCTCCCCGAGCCTGCGTCCCGTCGCCGCGTCCGTGGTCTCCGGCCCGATGGATGCGGCGCCATCCAACTCGCAGGCCGCGACCCTGGTACCGGCCGCCGCGGGCACGACGCCCCCCCTCGCGAACGCGGGCCCGGACTTCACCGTCTGGGAGGACCGGACCGCCACGTTCAATGGAACCGGTTCCACGGACGACGTCGGGATTGTGAACTACACCTGGACCTTCGAGGAGGGCTCGCCGCAGAGCCTCTACGGTGCGACGCCGACATATGTGTTCGCGACGCCGGTACATACGTCGTGA
- a CDS encoding AbrB/MazE/SpoVT family DNA-binding domain-containing protein: MQTVTVDRKGRVLIPKEQREELGLTEEDQLSVAVEGGEIRLKPITRKQYKAKSGRKWGKEAFLKAGEASFADEE; this comes from the coding sequence ATGCAGACCGTCACAGTAGACCGGAAGGGTCGGGTCCTAATCCCCAAAGAACAACGAGAGGAACTCGGTCTTACCGAGGAAGACCAGCTCTCGGTGGCCGTCGAAGGAGGCGAGATCCGCCTGAAACCAATTACCCGAAAGCAGTACAAGGCCAAATCCGGTCGAAAGTGGGGAAAGGAGGCTTTCCTGAAGGCGGGGGAGGCTTCGTTCGCGGATGAAGAGTAA
- a CDS encoding TMEM175 family protein — translation MPSIRDENRDEKETARTEAFSDGIFAFAVTLLVLDLYDPTLGRTVSLAQGLEDEWPSFFALGTSFITVLIMWMNHHNMFTYIRRIDRRLMLLNGLLLLFVVLTPFTTLLVANHISAADQSVAAAVYAGNFLLVSIVWNGLWRYVSSGHRLLGDEVTEEQVRTITNQYFVAPVSYGAALVLSQISGLASVVLILIVAAFFAITATLGK, via the coding sequence GTGCCAAGCATCCGCGACGAAAACCGAGACGAAAAGGAGACGGCGCGGACGGAGGCGTTCTCCGACGGCATCTTTGCGTTTGCCGTCACCTTGCTGGTGCTGGATCTCTACGATCCCACCCTGGGCAGGACGGTTTCGCTGGCCCAGGGCCTGGAGGACGAATGGCCCTCGTTCTTCGCCCTCGGTACGAGCTTCATCACGGTCCTCATCATGTGGATGAACCACCACAACATGTTCACGTACATTCGGCGGATCGATCGGCGGCTCATGCTCCTCAACGGCTTGCTGCTGCTCTTCGTCGTCCTGACGCCCTTCACGACGTTGCTCGTCGCGAACCACATCTCGGCCGCCGACCAAAGCGTGGCCGCGGCGGTGTACGCCGGCAACTTCCTACTCGTGTCAATCGTGTGGAACGGCCTCTGGCGCTACGTTTCCTCGGGGCACCGACTGCTCGGGGACGAGGTGACGGAGGAGCAGGTGCGGACGATCACGAACCAGTACTTCGTCGCCCCCGTGTCCTACGGAGCGGCGCTCGTCCTCTCTCAGATCAGCGGCTTGGCGAGCGTCGTGCTCATCCTGATCGTCGCCGCGTTCTTCGCGATCACCGCGACCCTCGGAAAGTGA